In a single window of the Notamacropus eugenii isolate mMacEug1 chromosome 4, mMacEug1.pri_v2, whole genome shotgun sequence genome:
- the ADAT3 gene encoding probable inactive tRNA-specific adenosine deaminase-like protein 3 — protein MDRVLCPGEDGEENGSVIEHKTIPWQIFPVLSDQQSQGVELVLAYAVPILDKKKTSRLVKEISAVYPLEGQQHLKRVRACKDKASPHPLEMLICLAKPGKEKAEGLHTLSELLPDKQVDCCGLGEPFLVHVPAHPPLTRIQFEEAKFHWPTAFHEDKHVTSALTGHLFSREEKVKMQTYMKQAIWAAEQGAEKGMKAIGAVVVDPATDTVLAVGHDCRSASNPLLHATMVCIDLVAQGQGRGTYNFKSFPACVFSSLGNRDPPASKAIRVGTVRKFESRDDGLPYICTGYELYITSEPCVMCAMALVHSRIQRVFYGIASPDGALGTKYKIHTRQDLNHRFEVFRGILEDQCCSLIRDT, from the coding sequence ATGGACCGTGTCCTGTGCCCAGGGGAAGATGGTGAAGAGAATGGTTCGGTAATAGAACACAAAACAATTCCTTGGCAGATCTTCCCAGTACTTTCAGATCAACAGTCTCAGGGAGTTGAACTGGTCTTGGCATATGCAGTACCTATCCTAGACAAGAAAAAGACTTCTCGCTTGGTGAAGGAGATATCAGCTGTGTACCCACTAGAGGGCCAACAGCATCTCAAAAGGGTCCGAGCATGCAAAGATAAGGCCAGTCCTCACCCATTGGAAATGTTGATTTGTTTAGCAAAGCCTGGGAAAGAGAAGGCAGAAGGCTTGCATACACTTTCAGAGCTCTTGCCTGATAAGCAAGTAGACTGTTGTGGTCTAGGGGAACCATTTCTTGTTCATGTACCTGCCCATCCGCCTTTGACCAGGATACAGTTTGAAGAAGCCAAGTTCCATTGGCCTACAGCCTTTCATGAAGACAAACATGTCACCAGTGCCCTCACGGGGCACcttttctcaagggaagaaaaagtGAAGATGCAGACTTACATGAAACAAGCCATCTGGGCAGCCGAGCAAGGAGCAGAAAAGGGGATGAAGGCTATTGGGGCCGTAGTTGTTGATCCAGCTACAGACACCGTTCTTGCTGTAGGCCACGACTGTAGAAGTGCTTCAAATCCATTGCTCCATGCCACAATGGTTTGCATAGACCTTGTTGCCCAAGGGCAGGGGAGGGGCACGTAtaattttaaatcttttcctGCTTGTGTCTTCTCATCACTGGGGAATAGAGACCCACCAGCCTCAAAAGCCATCCGAGTCGGAACAGTACGGAAATTTGAATCCAGAGATGATGGGTTGCCCTATATCTGTACTGGCTATGAGCTTTATATCACAAGTGAGCCATGTGTAATGTGTGCCATGGCTCTGGTGCATTCCCGGATTCAAAGGGTCTTCTATGGAATTGCATCACCTGATGGGGCCCTGGGCACCAAATACAAGATTCATACCAGACAGGACCTCAATCATCGTTTTGAGGTGTTCAGAGGCATCTTGGAGGACCAGTGTTGTTCCTTAATCAGAGACACCTAG